From Panicum hallii strain FIL2 chromosome 2, PHallii_v3.1, whole genome shotgun sequence, a single genomic window includes:
- the LOC112883572 gene encoding uncharacterized protein LOC112883572 isoform X3: protein MAPPGMISRKRQAKSRLPASDLVHSQESHEEQGNKCSQKRCDINMRSSPKCVVDAIAALSLDQKNKIKELGFGELLKFSLDGFGDRYMLEFLMDHTDPENMEIRVGGGDKNLPINEHVVQCVLGVPTGKGRDTPDYPNMESELNNLRTELGVKTDKIKSSDLIAKINGGGTDYLTIRCFFILLCYKLLLPSSQNHVTEREVALTKSPKDIAEVNWAKAVVDNLRLAARKWHSNKLAVSKKKRTLSGCVACLLFRSMVGTCYSMGSRQLVPNISIEPLHSNFFQDLSPRKREIATSYFNTVDTLMGQILKERNLFMISMGVQDAQNSSRAAEPQGGDSGIQDDPRNKHFEAYHEVAADQQIRIVDGSPTAPPPAPAAEDGSSVPPPPAADGSLTALAAAAAEDGGGGSLPPAASLKHARKRTVRKETSKMTLNASKGDKDEDKNPGLRRSKRRMNHPTPSNY from the exons ATGGCTCCTCCTGGTATGATCAGCAGGAAGAGACAAGCCAAGAGTCGCCTGCCAGCTTCAGATCTTGTTCATTCTCAAGAGTCACACGAAGAGCAAGGAAACAAGTGTTCCCAGAAG AGATGTGATATCAATATGAGATCATCACCAAAGTGTGTAGTAGATGCAATAGCGGCCCTCTCACTGGACCAAAAGAATAAGATCAAAGAGTTGGGCTTTGGGGAGCTTCTAAAGTTTAGTTTAGATGGATTTGGAGACCGCTACATGCTAGAATTCCTCATGGACCATACAGACCCAGAAAATATGGAAATTCGAGTGGGGGGAGGAGATAAGAACCTGCCCATCAATGAACACGTAGTACAATGTGTTCTTGGCGTGCCAACTGGAAAGGGAAGAGACACACCAGATTACCCCAACATGGAATCTGAACTTAACAATCTGAGAACGGAGCTTGGTGTCAAGACTGACAAAATTAAAAGCTCTGACCTCATAGCCAAGATCAATGGTGGTGGCACAGACTATTTGACCATCCGTTGCTTTTTTATTCTGTTGTGCTACAAACTTCTGCTCCCTAGTTCACAAAACCATGTTACCGAGCGGGAGGTTGCCCTGACCAAATCACCGAAGGACATTGCAGAGGTGAACTGGGCAAAGGCTGTTGTCGATAACCTCCGTTTGGCAGCCCGCAAGTGGCACTCCAATAAGTTGGCAGTTTCAAAGAAGAAAAGGACACTCTCTGGTTGTGTGGCATGCTTACTG TTCAGGAGCATGGTGGGTACATGCTATTCAATGGGTAGTAGGCAACTTGTTCCGAACATCAGCATTGAACCGTTGCATTCCAATTTTTTTCAAGATTTAAGCCCACGAAAGAGGGAAATTGCCACATCATATTTCAACACAGTTGACACTTTGATGGGACAAATTTTGAAGGAGAGGAATCTGTTTATGATCTCCATGGGCGTGCAAGATGCCCAGAACAGCAGCAGAGCAGCTGAGCCTCAGGGCGGTGACTCAGGGATCCAAGATGATCCCCGGAACAAGCATTTTGAAGCTTATCATGAGGTTGCTGCTGATCAACAGATTAGAATTGTTGATGGTTCTCCtactgctcctcctcctgctcctgctgctgAAGATGGTAGCtctgttcctcctcctcctgctgctgatgGTTCTCTTACTgctcttgctgctgctgctgctgaagatggtggcggcggctcTCTTCCTCCTGCTGCTAGCCTGAAACATGCACGGAAAAGGACAGTGAGGAAAGAAACAAGTAAAATGACATTGAATGCTTCTAAAGGTGATAAAGATGAAGACAAAAATCCTGGTTTAAGGCGTTCAAAAAGGAGAATGAATCATCCCACACCTTCTAATTACTGA
- the LOC112883572 gene encoding uncharacterized protein LOC112883572 isoform X2 yields MAPPGMISRKRQAKSRLPASDLVHSQESHEEQGNKCSQKRCDINMRSSPKCVVDAIAALSLDQKNKIKELGFGELLKFSLDGFGDRYMLEFLMDHTDPENMEIRVGGGDKNLPINEHVVQCVLGVPTGKGRDTPDYPNMESELNNLRTELGVKTDKIKSSDLIAKINGGGTDYLTIRCFFILLCYKLLLPSSQNHVTEREVALTKSPKDIAEVNWAKAVVDNLRLAARKWHSNKLAVSKKKRTLSGCVACLLLYYLDHLRSPHSIPCIITPRTSVYTTEIIKKIIKADKRSHSGHIYGLLDFRSMVGTCYSMGSRQLVPNISIEPLHSNFFQDLSPRKREIATSYFNTVDTLMGQILKERNLFMISMGVQDAQNSSRAAEPQGGDSGIQDDPRNKHFEAYHEVAADQQIRIVDGSPTAPPPAPAAEDGSSVPPPPAADGSLTALAAAAAEDGGGGSLPPAASLKHARKRTVRKETSKMTLNASKGDKDEDKNPGLRRSKRRMNHPTPSNY; encoded by the exons ATGGCTCCTCCTGGTATGATCAGCAGGAAGAGACAAGCCAAGAGTCGCCTGCCAGCTTCAGATCTTGTTCATTCTCAAGAGTCACACGAAGAGCAAGGAAACAAGTGTTCCCAGAAG AGATGTGATATCAATATGAGATCATCACCAAAGTGTGTAGTAGATGCAATAGCGGCCCTCTCACTGGACCAAAAGAATAAGATCAAAGAGTTGGGCTTTGGGGAGCTTCTAAAGTTTAGTTTAGATGGATTTGGAGACCGCTACATGCTAGAATTCCTCATGGACCATACAGACCCAGAAAATATGGAAATTCGAGTGGGGGGAGGAGATAAGAACCTGCCCATCAATGAACACGTAGTACAATGTGTTCTTGGCGTGCCAACTGGAAAGGGAAGAGACACACCAGATTACCCCAACATGGAATCTGAACTTAACAATCTGAGAACGGAGCTTGGTGTCAAGACTGACAAAATTAAAAGCTCTGACCTCATAGCCAAGATCAATGGTGGTGGCACAGACTATTTGACCATCCGTTGCTTTTTTATTCTGTTGTGCTACAAACTTCTGCTCCCTAGTTCACAAAACCATGTTACCGAGCGGGAGGTTGCCCTGACCAAATCACCGAAGGACATTGCAGAGGTGAACTGGGCAAAGGCTGTTGTCGATAACCTCCGTTTGGCAGCCCGCAAGTGGCACTCCAATAAGTTGGCAGTTTCAAAGAAGAAAAGGACACTCTCTGGTTGTGTGGCATGCTTACTG TTGTACTATCTAGACCATCTACGGAGTCCTCACAGTATACCTTGCATTATCACCCCGAGGACTTCCGTCTACACCACGGAGATTATCAAAAAAATCATAAAGGCAGACAAGAGGAGTCACAGTGGTCACATTTATGGCCTCCTAGAT TTCAGGAGCATGGTGGGTACATGCTATTCAATGGGTAGTAGGCAACTTGTTCCGAACATCAGCATTGAACCGTTGCATTCCAATTTTTTTCAAGATTTAAGCCCACGAAAGAGGGAAATTGCCACATCATATTTCAACACAGTTGACACTTTGATGGGACAAATTTTGAAGGAGAGGAATCTGTTTATGATCTCCATGGGCGTGCAAGATGCCCAGAACAGCAGCAGAGCAGCTGAGCCTCAGGGCGGTGACTCAGGGATCCAAGATGATCCCCGGAACAAGCATTTTGAAGCTTATCATGAGGTTGCTGCTGATCAACAGATTAGAATTGTTGATGGTTCTCCtactgctcctcctcctgctcctgctgctgAAGATGGTAGCtctgttcctcctcctcctgctgctgatgGTTCTCTTACTgctcttgctgctgctgctgctgaagatggtggcggcggctcTCTTCCTCCTGCTGCTAGCCTGAAACATGCACGGAAAAGGACAGTGAGGAAAGAAACAAGTAAAATGACATTGAATGCTTCTAAAGGTGATAAAGATGAAGACAAAAATCCTGGTTTAAGGCGTTCAAAAAGGAGAATGAATCATCCCACACCTTCTAATTACTGA
- the LOC112883572 gene encoding uncharacterized protein LOC112883572 isoform X1, with protein sequence MAPPGMISRKRQAKSRLPASDLVHSQESHEEQGNKCSQKRCDINMRSSPKCVVDAIAALSLDQKNKIKELGFGELLKFSLDGFGDRYMLEFLMDHTDPENMEIRVGGGDKNLPINEHVVQCVLGVPTGKGRDTPDYPNMESELNNLRTELGVKTDKIKSSDLIAKINGGGTDYLTIRCFFILLCYKLLLPSSQNHVTEREVALTKSPKDIAEVNWAKAVVDNLRLAARKWHSNKLAVSKKKRTLSGCVACLLLYYLDHLRSPHSIPCIITPRTSVYTTEIIKKIIKADKRSHSGHIYGLLDVINPKSFHLQFYFIFYIICILQLIKTDPFQFRSMVGTCYSMGSRQLVPNISIEPLHSNFFQDLSPRKREIATSYFNTVDTLMGQILKERNLFMISMGVQDAQNSSRAAEPQGGDSGIQDDPRNKHFEAYHEVAADQQIRIVDGSPTAPPPAPAAEDGSSVPPPPAADGSLTALAAAAAEDGGGGSLPPAASLKHARKRTVRKETSKMTLNASKGDKDEDKNPGLRRSKRRMNHPTPSNY encoded by the exons ATGGCTCCTCCTGGTATGATCAGCAGGAAGAGACAAGCCAAGAGTCGCCTGCCAGCTTCAGATCTTGTTCATTCTCAAGAGTCACACGAAGAGCAAGGAAACAAGTGTTCCCAGAAG AGATGTGATATCAATATGAGATCATCACCAAAGTGTGTAGTAGATGCAATAGCGGCCCTCTCACTGGACCAAAAGAATAAGATCAAAGAGTTGGGCTTTGGGGAGCTTCTAAAGTTTAGTTTAGATGGATTTGGAGACCGCTACATGCTAGAATTCCTCATGGACCATACAGACCCAGAAAATATGGAAATTCGAGTGGGGGGAGGAGATAAGAACCTGCCCATCAATGAACACGTAGTACAATGTGTTCTTGGCGTGCCAACTGGAAAGGGAAGAGACACACCAGATTACCCCAACATGGAATCTGAACTTAACAATCTGAGAACGGAGCTTGGTGTCAAGACTGACAAAATTAAAAGCTCTGACCTCATAGCCAAGATCAATGGTGGTGGCACAGACTATTTGACCATCCGTTGCTTTTTTATTCTGTTGTGCTACAAACTTCTGCTCCCTAGTTCACAAAACCATGTTACCGAGCGGGAGGTTGCCCTGACCAAATCACCGAAGGACATTGCAGAGGTGAACTGGGCAAAGGCTGTTGTCGATAACCTCCGTTTGGCAGCCCGCAAGTGGCACTCCAATAAGTTGGCAGTTTCAAAGAAGAAAAGGACACTCTCTGGTTGTGTGGCATGCTTACTG TTGTACTATCTAGACCATCTACGGAGTCCTCACAGTATACCTTGCATTATCACCCCGAGGACTTCCGTCTACACCACGGAGATTATCAAAAAAATCATAAAGGCAGACAAGAGGAGTCACAGTGGTCACATTTATGGCCTCCTAGATGTAATAAACCCTAAGAGCTTCCATCTccaattttattttattttttacatTATCTGCATTTTGCAGCTTATCAAAACTGATCCTTTTCAGTTCAGGAGCATGGTGGGTACATGCTATTCAATGGGTAGTAGGCAACTTGTTCCGAACATCAGCATTGAACCGTTGCATTCCAATTTTTTTCAAGATTTAAGCCCACGAAAGAGGGAAATTGCCACATCATATTTCAACACAGTTGACACTTTGATGGGACAAATTTTGAAGGAGAGGAATCTGTTTATGATCTCCATGGGCGTGCAAGATGCCCAGAACAGCAGCAGAGCAGCTGAGCCTCAGGGCGGTGACTCAGGGATCCAAGATGATCCCCGGAACAAGCATTTTGAAGCTTATCATGAGGTTGCTGCTGATCAACAGATTAGAATTGTTGATGGTTCTCCtactgctcctcctcctgctcctgctgctgAAGATGGTAGCtctgttcctcctcctcctgctgctgatgGTTCTCTTACTgctcttgctgctgctgctgctgaagatggtggcggcggctcTCTTCCTCCTGCTGCTAGCCTGAAACATGCACGGAAAAGGACAGTGAGGAAAGAAACAAGTAAAATGACATTGAATGCTTCTAAAGGTGATAAAGATGAAGACAAAAATCCTGGTTTAAGGCGTTCAAAAAGGAGAATGAATCATCCCACACCTTCTAATTACTGA